A region of Rhizorhabdus wittichii RW1 DNA encodes the following proteins:
- a CDS encoding P-type conjugative transfer protein TrbG (TIGRFAM: P-type conjugative transfer protein TrbG~PFAM: Conjugal transfer protein TrbG/VirB9/CagX): MRTLLLATTMLLPAAAAAQAPERGTRPVAAATDAARIAPREAGWQGATQLFAYAPGGLYQVYAAVGRVTDIVLQEGESLSDTGAVAAGDTVRWVIGEAASGTGPTRRVHILVKPTDPGLITNLVINTDRRTYHVELRSTPSTYMASVGWSYPQDELIAIEARQRAAEQVAATRVQAGIEAASLDFAYRLRGANPPWRPTQVFDDGAKTYILFPETIAQSELPPLFLIGERNQAELVNYRFSGRYMIVDRLFERAEFRLGTRRQEIVRIERTRARERQQ, encoded by the coding sequence ATGCGAACTTTGCTTCTCGCTACCACCATGCTGTTGCCCGCCGCCGCGGCCGCCCAGGCGCCCGAGCGCGGCACGCGCCCGGTCGCCGCCGCCACCGACGCCGCCCGCATCGCTCCTCGTGAGGCGGGCTGGCAGGGCGCGACCCAGCTGTTCGCTTACGCGCCCGGCGGGCTCTATCAGGTCTATGCGGCGGTCGGCCGCGTCACCGACATCGTGCTGCAGGAAGGCGAGAGCCTGTCCGACACCGGCGCGGTCGCGGCCGGCGACACGGTGCGCTGGGTGATCGGCGAGGCCGCGAGCGGTACCGGCCCCACTCGTCGCGTGCACATATTGGTGAAGCCGACCGATCCGGGCCTGATCACCAATCTCGTCATCAACACCGACCGGCGCACCTATCATGTCGAGCTCAGATCGACGCCGTCGACCTACATGGCGAGCGTGGGCTGGTCCTACCCGCAGGACGAGCTGATTGCGATCGAGGCGCGGCAGCGCGCCGCCGAACAGGTAGCGGCGACCCGGGTCCAGGCCGGAATCGAGGCTGCCAGCCTCGACTTCGCTTATCGGCTGCGCGGCGCCAATCCGCCGTGGCGTCCCACGCAGGTGTTCGACGACGGCGCCAAGACCTACATCCTGTTCCCGGAGACGATTGCGCAAAGCGAGCTGCCGCCCTTGTTCCTGATCGGCGAGCGCAACCAAGCCGAGCTCGTCAACTATCGCTTCTCGGGCCGCTACATGATCGTCGACCGCCTGTTCGAGCGCGCCGAGTTCCGCCTCGGCACGCGGCGGCAGGAGATCGTTCGCATCGAGCGCACGCGCGCCCGGGAGCGGCAGCAGTGA
- a CDS encoding P-type conjugative transfer protein TrbL (TIGRFAM: P-type conjugative transfer protein TrbL~PFAM: TrbL/VirB6 plasmid conjugal transfer protein) yields the protein MQNTGVIDRFLDLFGRYIDSGFGLIGGDVGFLASALIVIDVTLAFLFWTWGGDEDIIARLVKKTLQVGFFAFLISNWNALAQVIYLSFSGIGLKAAGSGSPDDLLHPGRIAQVGIDAGRPLIEQASELAGPVGLFTNFAEIAVLLIAWAIVLLAFLIIAIQIFVTLIEFKLVTLAGFVLVPFGLFGRTAFLAERVLGNVMATGVKVLVLAIIIGIGSTIFDEFVRDFGGTPPDLEQVASLALAALTLLGLAIFGPGIAAGLVSGGPQLGAGAAVATGIVATGAGAAVGMGAASLAGAGARAGTRAAGSLSSRSAARASGGSPSAPSPPPAPAGGAPAVPPPSGAPKGGGASATRSPAPASSGAPASAVETESPTAASSPDPVVTGGPALPPAAPHAPAWANRLRRRQAMMQGATMAAYALRSSDSGGGAAQISVEDRS from the coding sequence ATGCAGAATACGGGCGTCATCGATCGCTTCCTCGACCTGTTCGGCCGCTACATCGATTCGGGCTTCGGCCTGATTGGCGGCGACGTCGGGTTCCTCGCCAGCGCGCTCATCGTCATCGACGTGACGCTCGCCTTCCTGTTCTGGACCTGGGGCGGCGACGAGGACATCATCGCCCGGCTGGTCAAGAAGACCCTGCAGGTCGGGTTCTTCGCGTTCCTGATCTCCAACTGGAACGCGCTGGCGCAGGTCATCTATCTGAGCTTTTCGGGCATCGGCCTCAAGGCCGCCGGATCGGGAAGCCCTGACGATCTGCTCCATCCCGGCCGGATCGCGCAGGTCGGCATCGACGCCGGGCGGCCGCTCATCGAGCAGGCTTCCGAGCTCGCCGGCCCGGTCGGCCTGTTCACCAATTTCGCGGAGATCGCGGTGCTGCTGATCGCCTGGGCGATCGTGCTGCTCGCCTTCCTGATCATCGCGATCCAGATCTTCGTCACCCTGATCGAGTTCAAGCTCGTGACCCTGGCCGGGTTCGTGCTGGTGCCCTTCGGCCTGTTCGGCCGCACCGCCTTCCTCGCCGAGCGGGTGCTCGGCAATGTCATGGCGACTGGCGTCAAGGTGCTGGTCCTCGCCATCATCATCGGCATCGGCTCGACCATCTTCGACGAGTTCGTGCGCGATTTCGGGGGCACGCCGCCCGATCTCGAGCAGGTCGCGAGCCTGGCGCTCGCGGCGCTCACCCTGCTCGGCCTCGCCATCTTCGGCCCCGGCATCGCCGCCGGCCTGGTCTCGGGCGGCCCGCAATTGGGTGCCGGCGCCGCGGTCGCCACCGGCATCGTCGCCACCGGCGCGGGCGCGGCGGTCGGCATGGGCGCCGCCAGCCTGGCCGGAGCCGGGGCACGCGCCGGCACGCGCGCCGCCGGTTCGCTCTCCTCCCGGTCCGCCGCCCGCGCGAGCGGTGGATCCCCGTCGGCGCCATCGCCCCCTCCGGCGCCGGCGGGCGGCGCGCCCGCGGTTCCCCCGCCGTCGGGCGCGCCGAAGGGGGGCGGCGCTTCGGCTACTCGATCGCCCGCGCCAGCATCGTCCGGTGCCCCGGCATCGGCCGTAGAGACTGAAAGCCCGACAGCCGCATCGTCACCCGATCCTGTCGTCACCGGTGGACCGGCATTGCCCCCCGCCGCGCCGCATGCGCCGGCCTGGGCGAACCGGCTGCGCCGCCGCCAGGCGATGATGCAAGGCGCAACCATGGCCGCCTATGCACTGCGCTCGTCGGACTCCGGCGGCGGCGCGGCGCAGATTTCCGTGGAGGACCGTTCATGA
- a CDS encoding P-type conjugative transfer protein TrbJ (TIGRFAM: P-type conjugative transfer protein TrbJ), giving the protein MTPIRTFFVGAAALALLAAPPASAQITVYDPTNYSQNLLSAARALQQINNQITSLQNEAAMLLNQARNLTSLPTSTLSQIQQSMDRTRQLIGEARQIAYNVQDIDRVFDQRYPAGSLAGTSHGQMVGNAEDRWRDAVASFQDALRTQATIVTNLTDTRRELDTLVGASQDATGALQAAQAGNQLVALQTRQIADLTALVAAQGRAAAIEAARAAADEAQARERGRRFIGTRSEYRPRSVTIFND; this is encoded by the coding sequence ATGACCCCTATCCGCACCTTCTTTGTCGGCGCCGCCGCGCTGGCGCTGCTCGCCGCGCCGCCCGCGTCCGCGCAGATCACGGTCTATGACCCGACCAACTACTCGCAGAACCTGCTCTCGGCGGCCCGCGCGCTCCAGCAGATCAACAACCAGATCACCTCGCTGCAGAACGAGGCGGCGATGCTCCTCAATCAGGCGCGCAACCTGACCTCGCTCCCGACCAGCACCTTGTCGCAGATCCAGCAGTCGATGGACCGCACGCGCCAGCTGATCGGCGAGGCGCGACAGATCGCCTACAATGTCCAGGACATCGACCGCGTGTTCGACCAGCGTTATCCGGCGGGATCGCTCGCCGGAACCAGCCACGGCCAGATGGTCGGGAACGCGGAAGACCGCTGGCGCGATGCGGTGGCGAGCTTCCAGGATGCGCTGCGCACGCAAGCGACGATCGTCACCAACCTCACCGACACCCGCCGCGAGCTCGACACTCTGGTCGGGGCCAGCCAGGACGCGACCGGCGCGCTGCAGGCGGCGCAGGCGGGGAACCAGCTCGTCGCGCTCCAGACCAGGCAGATTGCGGACCTGACCGCGCTGGTCGCCGCGCAGGGCCGCGCCGCCGCGATCGAGGCGGCGCGCGCCGCAGCGGACGAGGCGCAGGCGCGCGAGCGCGGTCGCCGGTTCATCGGTACGCGCAGCGAATATCGTCCGCGCAGCGTGACAATCTTCAATGACTGA
- a CDS encoding Conjugal transfer protein TrbC (PFAM: Conjugal transfer protein TrbC), translating into MIRVRSARLAAALALAALYAAPAWAGGSGMPWETPLQSIVDSVQGPVARVIGVIIIVITGLTLAFGDTAGGFRRLIQIVFGLSVAFAASSFFLSFFSFGGGALV; encoded by the coding sequence ATGATCCGTGTCCGTTCCGCCCGTCTTGCCGCCGCGCTGGCGCTGGCGGCGCTCTACGCCGCGCCCGCCTGGGCAGGCGGCTCGGGCATGCCGTGGGAGACTCCGCTCCAGTCGATCGTGGATTCAGTGCAGGGTCCGGTCGCGCGCGTGATCGGCGTCATCATCATCGTCATCACCGGCCTGACCCTCGCCTTCGGCGACACGGCTGGCGGGTTCCGTCGGCTGATCCAGATCGTGTTCGGCCTGTCGGTCGCGTTCGCGGCCAGCTCCTTCTTCCTCTCCTTCTTCAGCTTTGGCGGCGGGGCGCTCGTCTGA
- a CDS encoding Conjugal transfer protein (PFAM: Conjugal transfer protein): MNPFRRPSSRFGREPKPETPYQRAQQAWDDRIGSARAQAYSWRLMAFGAIAVLGLSAADNLRLRYGTKVVPYVVEVDRLGAARAVAPLEAGYRPTDPQIAWHLARFIENVRARPADPIVLRQNLSAAYDFTTEQGAASLNDYARANDPFASLADTQVGVDIRNVVRASADSFRIAWDERRYVRGQLATTTRWSAVLTIVVRTPTDAPTLSRNPLGLYVHALNWSQDLGD, from the coding sequence ATGAATCCCTTTCGCCGCCCCTCGTCGCGGTTCGGCCGCGAGCCGAAACCCGAGACGCCCTATCAACGTGCCCAGCAGGCCTGGGACGATCGCATCGGCTCCGCGCGGGCGCAGGCCTACAGCTGGCGGCTGATGGCGTTCGGCGCGATTGCGGTGCTCGGCCTGTCGGCCGCCGACAATCTGCGCCTGCGCTACGGCACGAAGGTTGTGCCCTATGTGGTCGAGGTCGATCGCCTCGGAGCGGCGCGCGCCGTCGCTCCTTTGGAGGCCGGCTATCGGCCGACCGATCCGCAGATCGCGTGGCACCTCGCCCGCTTCATCGAGAATGTCCGCGCCCGGCCCGCCGATCCGATCGTGCTGCGGCAGAATCTGAGCGCCGCCTATGATTTCACGACCGAGCAGGGCGCGGCGTCGCTCAATGACTATGCCCGCGCCAACGACCCGTTCGCCAGTCTCGCCGACACCCAGGTCGGGGTCGACATCCGCAATGTCGTGCGCGCCTCGGCCGACAGCTTCCGCATCGCCTGGGACGAGCGCCGCTATGTGCGGGGCCAGCTGGCCACGACGACGCGCTGGTCGGCGGTGCTTACCATCGTCGTGCGCACCCCGACCGACGCCCCGACGCTGAGCCGCAACCCGCTCGGCCTCTACGTCCACGCCCTCAACTGGTCCCAGGATCTCGGAGACTGA
- a CDS encoding protein of unknown function DUF1044 (PFAM: protein of unknown function DUF1044) translates to MSVFMSKSFARFARKAGLASEALIEAASAVAAGQADADLGSGVFKQRVARSGGGKSGGYRTIILFKVGGHSFFAHGFAKNEKANISAKELKALKLLAALYLGYSAEEITAAVNGGALIEVTEDGREDEK, encoded by the coding sequence ATGTCGGTCTTCATGAGCAAGAGCTTCGCGCGCTTTGCCCGCAAGGCGGGCTTGGCCAGCGAAGCGCTGATCGAAGCGGCATCCGCGGTGGCGGCCGGCCAGGCCGACGCCGATCTCGGCAGTGGCGTGTTCAAGCAGCGCGTCGCGCGATCGGGGGGCGGGAAGTCTGGCGGGTATCGGACGATCATTCTGTTCAAGGTCGGCGGGCACAGTTTCTTCGCCCATGGCTTTGCCAAGAATGAGAAGGCCAACATCAGCGCGAAGGAGTTGAAGGCGCTGAAACTACTGGCGGCGCTCTATCTGGGCTACTCCGCCGAGGAAATTACCGCCGCTGTCAACGGCGGCGCCTTGATAGAGGTTACGGAAGATGGTCGCGAAGACGAAAAGTAA
- a CDS encoding P-type conjugative transfer ATPase TrbB (TIGRFAM: P-type conjugative transfer ATPase TrbB~PFAM: type II secretion system protein E), with the protein MTQPSAIVHARSTSMLRSALGPAIAAWLDDNGVAEVMLNADGRLWVDRLDSGMAETGERLTAAQAERIIRLVAHHVGAEVHRATPRVSAELPESGERFEGLLPPVVAAPVFSIRRPASLPLALADYVAAGTMTATAAAFLAGAVKDRANILVAGGTSTGKTTLTNALLAVASDSDDRIILIEDTRELRCDAANVLALRTAPGVTMTDLVRSSLRLRPDRIPVGEVRGPEALDLLKAWGTGHPGGIGTIHAGTATSALHRLEQLILEAIAHVPRPLIAETIDVIAVLSGRGTERRLSELVRVEGLDAAGAYCLRNIHTAQGVTA; encoded by the coding sequence GTGACCCAGCCCTCTGCCATCGTCCATGCGCGCAGCACTTCGATGCTGCGCAGCGCGCTCGGGCCGGCGATCGCCGCCTGGCTCGACGACAATGGCGTCGCCGAGGTCATGCTCAACGCCGACGGCCGGTTGTGGGTCGACCGGCTCGACAGCGGCATGGCCGAGACCGGCGAGCGCCTGACCGCGGCACAGGCCGAGCGCATCATCCGCCTTGTCGCCCATCACGTCGGGGCGGAGGTCCACCGCGCAACGCCCCGCGTGTCAGCCGAGCTGCCCGAGAGCGGCGAGCGCTTCGAAGGCCTGCTGCCGCCTGTGGTCGCGGCACCCGTCTTCTCGATCCGGCGGCCGGCGAGTTTGCCGCTGGCGCTCGCCGACTATGTCGCCGCCGGTACCATGACCGCGACGGCCGCCGCCTTCCTGGCCGGGGCAGTCAAGGATCGCGCCAATATTCTCGTCGCGGGCGGCACATCGACCGGCAAGACGACGCTCACCAATGCGCTGCTCGCGGTCGCGTCCGACAGCGACGACCGCATCATCCTGATAGAGGATACCCGCGAGCTGCGCTGCGACGCGGCTAATGTCCTGGCGCTGCGCACTGCGCCGGGGGTCACGATGACCGACCTGGTACGCTCCAGCCTGCGCCTGCGGCCCGATCGCATTCCGGTCGGCGAAGTGCGAGGCCCGGAAGCGCTCGACCTGCTCAAAGCCTGGGGCACCGGCCATCCCGGCGGGATCGGTACGATTCACGCCGGCACCGCGACCTCCGCGCTCCACCGGCTCGAACAGCTCATCCTCGAAGCCATCGCGCACGTCCCGCGCCCCCTGATCGCCGAGACGATCGACGTCATCGCGGTGCTCAGCGGTCGCGGCACCGAGCGCCGCCTGTCCGAGCTGGTCCGTGTCGAAGGGCTCGATGCGGCCGGCGCCTACTGCCTCCGCAACATCCATACAGCACAGGGAGTCACCGCATGA
- a CDS encoding transcriptional regulator, XRE family encodes MVAKTKSKRAASPILASVHEAAADLHELGLVDKATMREFDAFCLTPVEPLSPAEIRSLREREHVSQPVFAHYLNVRKDAVSKWERGEKKPDGPSLKLLNLVRAKGLQAIA; translated from the coding sequence ATGGTCGCGAAGACGAAAAGTAAGCGGGCCGCCAGCCCGATCCTGGCGTCGGTGCACGAGGCGGCGGCCGACCTTCACGAGCTTGGCCTCGTCGACAAGGCGACAATGCGCGAGTTCGACGCGTTCTGTCTTACGCCGGTCGAGCCGCTGTCGCCGGCCGAGATCCGGTCGCTACGGGAACGCGAGCACGTCTCCCAACCCGTGTTCGCGCACTATCTCAACGTGCGAAAGGATGCCGTGAGCAAGTGGGAGCGCGGCGAGAAGAAGCCGGATGGTCCCTCGCTCAAGCTGCTCAATCTCGTCCGGGCAAAGGGGTTGCAGGCTATCGCTTGA
- a CDS encoding phage integrase family protein (PFAM: phage integrase family protein), with protein MGKITKRLVDASELRAKDYVIWDDELPGFGLRVFVSGKRSYVIQYRSGGRSRRYTIGLHGVWTPETARQEAKILFGRIAQGDDPAEERQLNHRAITIKELCALYVADLEAGLILGKGGRPKKPGTIVTDMGRIRRHIVPLIGRRKVKDLTKADVNRVLKDIMAGKTAVVAKTKKLRGKAIVRGGVGTATRTIGLLGGILTYAIEAGIIDTNPAHGIRKPKDNVRDRRLTESEYRLLGQIIRDAKEEGRYAVVAEITRVIALTGCRRGEIINLARTEADIGASCLRLDDTKEGKSVRPVGLPAVEALEARLDATTGTYLFPGQGEDNAFGCFPTHWKKLIENTPLEDVTPHVLRHSFASIANDLGFTEVTIAALLGHAKGSVTGKYIHTLDTALIMAADTVSGYIQGLLDGVEFKQTAYALDRDSRKAALARFLQEAAGNDDTPVSDDRLAA; from the coding sequence ATGGGAAAGATCACCAAGAGGCTTGTAGATGCCTCCGAGCTGCGTGCGAAGGACTATGTCATCTGGGACGATGAACTGCCCGGTTTCGGGCTCCGCGTGTTCGTCTCCGGCAAGCGCAGCTATGTCATTCAGTACCGCTCCGGTGGGCGGTCGCGCCGCTATACAATCGGGCTTCATGGAGTCTGGACGCCTGAGACTGCACGGCAGGAGGCGAAGATCCTGTTCGGACGGATCGCCCAGGGGGATGATCCGGCGGAGGAACGCCAGCTCAATCACAGGGCGATCACCATCAAGGAACTCTGCGCACTGTATGTCGCGGATCTCGAAGCCGGCCTCATTCTCGGCAAGGGCGGCCGTCCCAAGAAGCCCGGCACCATTGTCACTGACATGGGGCGTATTCGCCGCCACATCGTTCCGCTCATTGGCCGGCGGAAGGTCAAGGATCTGACGAAGGCGGACGTGAACCGTGTGCTGAAGGATATCATGGCGGGCAAGACCGCTGTTGTCGCCAAAACGAAGAAGCTCCGGGGGAAGGCGATCGTTCGCGGCGGTGTCGGTACGGCAACTCGAACGATCGGGCTGCTCGGCGGCATCCTGACCTACGCGATCGAAGCCGGGATCATTGACACCAATCCCGCTCATGGGATCCGCAAGCCGAAGGACAATGTGCGGGATCGGCGTCTGACCGAGTCCGAATATCGGTTGCTCGGCCAGATCATCAGGGATGCCAAGGAGGAGGGCCGGTACGCCGTTGTCGCTGAGATCACCCGCGTGATCGCGCTGACCGGCTGCCGTCGCGGCGAGATTATCAACCTCGCGCGAACGGAAGCGGATATCGGCGCGAGTTGCCTGCGGCTCGACGACACCAAGGAAGGCAAGTCAGTGCGGCCGGTCGGTCTGCCCGCAGTCGAGGCACTCGAGGCCCGGCTGGATGCAACTACCGGCACTTATCTGTTCCCCGGCCAAGGGGAGGACAATGCTTTCGGCTGCTTTCCCACGCACTGGAAGAAGCTGATTGAGAACACGCCGCTTGAGGATGTGACCCCGCATGTCCTTCGGCACAGCTTTGCGAGCATCGCGAACGACCTGGGGTTCACCGAAGTCACGATCGCGGCCCTGCTCGGTCACGCGAAGGGATCCGTCACCGGTAAGTACATCCACACCCTCGACACGGCCCTGATCATGGCGGCGGATACGGTCTCGGGTTACATTCAGGGACTGCTCGACGGCGTTGAATTCAAGCAGACCGCCTATGCTCTCGATCGCGACTCACGGAAGGCGGCGCTTGCCCGCTTCCTCCAAGAGGCTGCCGGAAATGATGATACGCCGGTCTCAGATGATCGTCTGGCGGCGTAA
- a CDS encoding AAA ATPase (SMART: AAA ATPase), producing MMFLREHARRASRLSDFLPWAAMIAPGIVLNKDGSFLRVARFRGPDLDSATQAELIATSNRLNSALKRLGTGWAIYVEAQRKASPGYPVSTGFADPVSALIDEERRDQFEGGDVTQPNFTSAYYLTLQWLPPADDTSRASSMLFEGGAEGIATAADHLEDFERDTGRVLDMIEGVMPEAAWLSDGETLTFLHSTISTHEQNIAVPETPMHLDALLADDALVGGLTPQLGEKHLRVLSITGFPAWTVPGMLDELNRLGFAYRWTTRAICMDKVTAQRTLSRIRRLWFSKRKSLAAIVKEVLTNEASVLVDTDATNKSADADAALQELGADIAGFAYVTTTITVLGDTPRDADLKLQSIEKIVRGRDFACIAESLNALEAWLGSLPGNPYANVRQPPISTLNLAHVMPVSAVWAGQDEDTHLGAPPLFHARTEGATPFRFSLHVGDVGHTLVVGPTGSGKSVLLAFMALQFRRYEGAQIFAFDHGGSIRAATLGVGGEWHDLGGALGGGGAPVALQPLARIDELDERAWAADWLAAILAQEVFAITPEVKDHLWTALGSLADAPLEQRTLTGLAVLIQASGLKRALQPYTLAGPYGRLLDADGERFGTHDAQAFETEGLVGTPAAPAVLAYLFHRIGRRLDGRPTLILIDEGWLALDDPLFGRQLKEWLKTLRKKNASVVFATQSLADIEGSAIAPAIIESCPTRLFLANERALEPQIAGIYRRFGLNDRQIEIIASATPKRDYYCQSALGNRLFDLGLGPLALAFAAASQRSDLNAISALLDAHGADGFADAWLRHRGLGWAADIVTAERPPSPALQEEEIIA from the coding sequence ATGATGTTCCTCCGCGAGCATGCCCGCCGCGCATCGCGCCTCTCGGATTTCCTGCCATGGGCGGCGATGATCGCGCCCGGCATCGTCCTCAACAAGGACGGGAGCTTCCTGCGCGTGGCGCGGTTCCGTGGCCCCGATCTCGACAGCGCGACCCAGGCTGAGCTCATCGCCACCTCCAATCGGCTCAACAGCGCCTTGAAACGCCTCGGCACCGGCTGGGCGATCTATGTCGAGGCGCAGCGCAAGGCCTCGCCCGGCTATCCGGTCTCGACCGGGTTCGCCGATCCGGTGTCCGCGCTGATCGACGAGGAGCGGCGCGACCAGTTCGAGGGCGGCGACGTCACCCAGCCCAATTTCACCAGCGCCTACTATCTCACCCTGCAATGGCTCCCCCCGGCCGACGACACGTCGCGCGCCTCCTCAATGCTGTTCGAGGGCGGCGCGGAAGGGATCGCGACCGCCGCCGATCATCTGGAGGATTTCGAGCGGGACACGGGCCGCGTCCTCGACATGATCGAGGGCGTGATGCCGGAAGCCGCCTGGCTCTCCGACGGCGAGACGCTGACCTTTCTGCATTCGACGATCTCGACGCACGAGCAGAACATCGCCGTGCCGGAGACGCCGATGCACCTCGATGCGCTGCTCGCCGACGACGCCCTAGTCGGCGGCCTGACGCCACAACTCGGCGAGAAGCATCTGCGGGTTCTCTCCATTACCGGCTTTCCGGCCTGGACGGTGCCGGGCATGCTGGACGAGCTCAATCGGCTAGGCTTCGCCTATCGCTGGACCACCCGTGCGATCTGCATGGACAAGGTGACGGCACAGCGCACCCTGAGCAGGATCCGCCGCCTCTGGTTCTCCAAGCGCAAGAGCCTCGCCGCGATCGTCAAGGAGGTGCTGACCAACGAGGCCAGCGTCCTCGTCGATACGGACGCGACCAACAAGTCGGCCGACGCCGATGCCGCCCTGCAGGAACTCGGCGCCGACATCGCCGGGTTCGCCTATGTCACCACCACCATCACGGTGCTGGGCGACACGCCGCGCGATGCCGACCTCAAGCTCCAGTCGATCGAGAAGATCGTGCGCGGGCGGGATTTCGCGTGCATCGCCGAGAGCCTCAACGCGCTCGAAGCCTGGCTCGGCTCGCTCCCCGGCAACCCTTACGCCAACGTCCGCCAGCCGCCGATCTCGACCCTCAATCTCGCCCATGTGATGCCGGTCTCGGCGGTCTGGGCCGGGCAGGACGAAGATACGCATCTGGGCGCCCCGCCGCTGTTCCATGCGCGCACTGAAGGCGCGACCCCGTTCCGCTTCTCGCTCCATGTCGGCGATGTTGGGCACACGCTGGTCGTCGGCCCGACCGGCTCGGGCAAGAGCGTGCTGCTCGCCTTCATGGCGCTCCAGTTCCGCCGCTACGAGGGCGCGCAGATCTTCGCCTTCGACCATGGCGGCTCGATCCGCGCCGCGACTCTCGGCGTGGGCGGCGAGTGGCACGACCTCGGCGGCGCGCTCGGCGGCGGCGGCGCGCCGGTCGCACTCCAGCCGCTCGCGCGCATCGACGAGCTCGACGAGCGCGCCTGGGCCGCCGACTGGCTCGCCGCGATCCTGGCCCAGGAAGTGTTCGCGATCACCCCGGAGGTGAAGGACCATCTCTGGACCGCGCTGGGGAGCCTCGCCGACGCGCCGCTCGAGCAGCGCACCCTGACCGGCCTTGCCGTGCTGATCCAGGCCTCGGGCCTCAAACGCGCGCTTCAACCCTATACGCTGGCTGGCCCCTATGGGCGGCTGCTCGACGCCGACGGCGAGCGGTTCGGGACGCATGACGCCCAGGCATTCGAGACCGAAGGGCTGGTCGGCACGCCGGCCGCGCCGGCGGTGCTCGCTTATCTGTTCCACCGAATCGGGCGCCGGCTCGACGGGCGGCCGACGCTGATCCTGATCGACGAGGGCTGGCTCGCGCTCGACGATCCCCTGTTCGGCCGCCAGCTCAAGGAATGGCTGAAGACGCTGCGCAAGAAGAACGCGTCGGTCGTCTTCGCCACCCAGAGCCTCGCCGATATCGAAGGCTCGGCCATCGCCCCGGCGATTATCGAGAGCTGCCCGACCCGGCTGTTCCTCGCCAATGAGCGCGCACTCGAGCCGCAGATCGCCGGCATCTACCGGCGGTTCGGGCTCAACGATCGCCAGATCGAGATCATCGCCTCGGCGACGCCCAAGCGCGATTATTACTGCCAGTCGGCGCTGGGCAACCGATTGTTCGATCTCGGTCTCGGCCCGCTCGCGCTCGCCTTCGCCGCCGCCTCGCAGCGCAGCGACCTCAATGCGATTTCCGCGCTGCTCGACGCCCATGGCGCTGACGGTTTCGCCGATGCCTGGCTTCGCCATCGCGGCCTCGGCTGGGCCGCCGACATCGTCACGGCCGAGCGCCCTCCATCCCCCGCCCTCCAAGAAGAGGAGATCATCGCATGA
- a CDS encoding Type IV secretory pathway TrbD component-like protein: MGEEDLPGFAVPVHRALAEPIMLAGAPRALAIFNGTLAAAVGIGLRLWIAGIVIAIVGHGLAVFAARRDPQILPVARRHMALPTLFES; this comes from the coding sequence ATGGGCGAGGAGGATCTCCCCGGCTTCGCGGTGCCGGTTCACCGGGCGCTCGCCGAGCCGATCATGCTGGCCGGCGCGCCAAGGGCACTTGCCATCTTCAACGGCACGCTCGCCGCCGCAGTCGGGATCGGCCTCAGGCTCTGGATCGCCGGCATCGTCATCGCGATCGTGGGGCACGGCCTCGCCGTCTTCGCCGCGCGCCGCGATCCGCAGATCCTCCCGGTTGCCCGTCGCCACATGGCGCTTCCCACCCTCTTCGAAAGCTGA